The sequence below is a genomic window from Streptomyces sp. NBC_00289.
GCGAGCTGCGCGGTCTGGACGCCGTGCATGACCCAGAAGACCTTGACGTGCGGGACGTTGTCGAAGAGCAGCCGGGAGACCGCGAAGGTCTTCAGGGCCTCGGCGCCGGTCGCCATCTGGGTGCGCGCCTGGAGGCGGTTGCGAACCTTGCCGTCCTTCATGTCCACGAAGTCGTGCTGGTAGCGCAGCGGGATGAAGACCTGGAAGCCGCCGGTCTCGTCCTGGAGTTCACGCAGCCGCAGCACGTGGTCGACGCGGTGGCGGGGCTCCTCGATGTGCCCGTACAGCATGGTGCACGGGGTCTTGAGGCCCTTCTCGTGCGCGAGGCGGTGGATGCGCGACCAGTCCTCCCAGTGGGTGCGGTGGTCGACGATGTGCTGTCGGACCTCCCAGTCGAAGATCTCCGCGCCGCCGCCGGTGAGGGACTCCAGGCCGGCGTCGATGAGCTCGTCGAGGATCTCGGAGGCGGAGAGTCCGGAGATCGTCTCGAAGTGGTGGATCTCCGTCGCCGTGAACGCCTTCAGCGAGACGTTCGGCAGGGCCTTCTTCAGCTCGCTCAGCGACCGCGGGTAGTAGCGCCACGGCAGGTTGGGGTGCAGCCCGTTGACGATGTGCAGCTCGGTGAGGCTCTCGCCCTCCATCGCCTTGGCGAGCTTCACCGCCTCCTCGATGCGCATCGTGTACGCGTCCTTCTCGCCCGGCTTGCGCTGGAAGGAGCAGTAGGCGCAGGACGCGGTGCACACGTTC
It includes:
- the mqnE gene encoding aminofutalosine synthase MqnE, coding for MDVGLKRELEEKVRSGERLTREDGIALYESDDLAWLGGLAHEVRTRKNGDVVHFNVNRHLNMTNVCTASCAYCSFQRKPGEKDAYTMRIEEAVKLAKAMEGESLTELHIVNGLHPNLPWRYYPRSLSELKKALPNVSLKAFTATEIHHFETISGLSASEILDELIDAGLESLTGGGAEIFDWEVRQHIVDHRTHWEDWSRIHRLAHEKGLKTPCTMLYGHIEEPRHRVDHVLRLRELQDETGGFQVFIPLRYQHDFVDMKDGKVRNRLQARTQMATGAEALKTFAVSRLLFDNVPHVKVFWVMHGVQTAQLALQHGADDMDGSVVEYKITHDADNYGTPNKLTREDLLDLIRDAGFRPVERNTRYEIIREYDAPDPARRESPQPMRV